aagtattctgtTCAGCATTCATTTTTAAAATCGCAAAACAtgaatatggaccataatttgctattgggctccgtttcctataactatagaaaagtgataaaatttgaattactgtaagaaaagttgtaactacatctaaagatgccattatttttattaacatacaagtgtatgctactcatccctagaaaaaaaattgaaatatacgaatttcaaagattctacaaccgtatttttgtgtcgtttctcgcgttactttttgcttccgaagagcataacgctgactgatttatagataatcgtcaccggcaaattcgtaacttttgctttcaaataacaaagaacatcgaccaataagaatagtgagaagaaaatgccgagaactataagtatttatgtagcagatgtaagaacagtggcgtgatttttgtgtccgatttcgtaacgcaaattttagatgatgtaatctgctttgttgtaatacatgtaatagaattcttaaaaaaaatatgcaaatataaactctcgcgagatgttcaaacaggtaaatcagagatgatttacattcttgttttgatcttcgtaataattaagtaagaaaatgacgttatcgttatgcgttacatttcacacgaaacagaagtccagttatttattaaaattgtttttgtccttaagttctaatcatttccggtcatacgtgaaacatgtgactaacatgtgatcacgcccttacagcCGGACATACGATATACtagttctaaacattgtttttgtttccaacgggatgttagcaaacataatctgtagacttgtttcgacttgtttaaaaaaggaaaatacaattttcaaagagattgcgccgggggtctattattattcctatgtgcataatgttacatacgatcttgtgtgaaaataaatgcccaatgacttgacaaaatcgatttcaaatTTGACCGACGTTTAAACACACTACGTTTCCctataacgatgtaaagggtccttggaaaattcaatagaaattacgtctcttatcatggtgccgatgttcgttggattgattttgcttcagcagtaaatattactggatattttaggtgaataaagataattaaatgaaaaatgcatgttaatataccgttacactaggaatgtacaaagttggtaactttgtcacaatttttaattattttttttattcatgttctgcaaacacttttcagaaacgcaataaacttgtcaaaggaaaagtaaacttttaccaggcatgacttgaaaggaagtactttattgattttagcccactaaagtaggttaaaatgtggaaaccatgtagatggtgtacaggtcacaaatatcacatggtgcctattttaaagattataattccaagttaaaagtttttttctttactggatttaaagaattttacattgccaatgatttggaataaattttatataactggaatttcaaaaccaaatataaatatatttttttggccaaaacatcaagatacaacgattatggtatcctgtatcaatgaagaaaatatggaaaattctgaataaattgtactaattgttttcaaaacaagcacatatttaggagttttataatactgttacatttaagatggattttaagaaaaagtatactgtttagattattttaagcagattttgcaataaaataaaactaaaaaaatgctttcggtttcttatggtttcctgtcacgtttaaaaaaaactttaatataacattgaaaatagattttaaatattaacatgaagcaagtaacactagtaatggtgtttatttatgccttttgaattatattgtgcaaaataaagaaaatgaagattggtttcctgtttggtttcctgtcacgtaaacggtgaatcaaaatgtattaattttttctcgaaaaactcaattgttccattcatactattctaacaccaacacaacccacaaaataaaagttaaaattttagaacttataaaaaaggatacaaaaagaaaccaaaggccgaataccaaattatggtccatatgcCACTGACAAATAAACTTTAACTGTATTTTCAGTATGTTTCCCCAACATTAGATATAGAGAAACCAGAATTCCAGGAAAATACCTTTAGTATCTACAGCATACTTATTTATACTGAGTTACATATTAATTCAGATAGTGTTATAAGTAATGTGACATTTCCAATACATCTAAGATACCATTTACCTGCTACAGATTATAGAAATTTTAGCATTATGAATCCTGGAGTGCTGATACAATGCAAGAATGCAAGtaagtttattttaaatacattgaggttacaataatttaatatatatgtacaaaacttTCTGAAAATATCCACGTCTCGCCCCATTGCCTTCACCCCCAACAAACTTGCCCCAACTTTCTAGAGACTCAACCCACTTATGAAAAGGGTTTTAAACACACTGAATATAGGCCTGCAAGCACACCCTACCAATGAAAAAGTTAAATCCTGTGAAATTTGTCTACCAAGCCACCCCACTTATAAAATGTGGATGGATCCCAATAATTTTAGGCTAACCAACTCGCACCACTATCAAAAAGTAATTAAATCCCAATGAATAAAACCTGCCAACTCTTGTCAACTTAAGCCCTTTAGGCTCTAGCATACTTGCTTTCTGTCCTAAAGAATAGGTGCATGTTTGTCTTATAAAAATAGTAAATAGCAAGTTTTTAATATAAGTATAAAAGATGGCTTTTAGAAATATTTATACAGTAAggaatttgttaaattttatgttATGAACACCTGTTCATTTCAGATTATATTGGAGAAATCTTGAGGACAGAACAAATACCATGCTCACCTAAAGAGGACATTCTTTGTGAATGGAACCTGATTAAATATAGTTCAGTAAGTGAATTATAGCTTAGTAGCCATGtcaatggaattttattttgGGAATACTTTGGTATAATTTAAGTGAAAATGATGATCAAaggtaaataaaattaattttactttattatgTTAATGGTATGCATGCAGGATAACTGACCAAATTTGTTTTGGCTTGCCAAAATTTCCTTTCTTTTCAAGGCGTAGCAAATGGGTTTGCTTTGCCTTACCATTGCATTAaaaaccttttctttttttttaaaattatgggTACAAATCCAATATCTTTAGATAATTCAGACATCACATTTCAATCAATATTTCAAAGTGAGAAATATGTACGAAGATATTTTCAAACTTCATCTCAATTAGCCATGTGGCGTCACAAGTATTCAGTTTTTCAATATGGTACAAGCGGTGTTTTGgaaatagacaataactgtttagtgtctttaaatatcagctgtatttgtacgaggctaagaaACAGGTGTAATGCGAGCTTTAGGGAGCAATTACTCCTGTTTCGAGctgagtacaaatacagctgatatttaaagacactaaacagttattgtctttatcctgcaattaattctgtatattgtttgtgctttgaaagacacaaaaagtcacatttttcgcatttattttcattttaaaaacccTTGAGGCCTGAGTAGTAATAATAAAATCACACATCCAGCTGAAGACGGGTTTGCAAAAAAGAATCctgaatggtcaacaataatacattgctcaaggtgaataattatcaatttaacataacaactaatttcaacagtaaaaacaaataacaaaacattgtccgatttgaaacagaagtgtatgagttgtcctacgcttcagaatTTTGAACAACTTGACATTCACTTAACATGCATGCCGAAATTTACATTGTTGATTTTGTTACACAtgtacacattcaagttttgaaatcgatgaTTGTCGTTGTAGAAAACACTGCTGTTCATGtttgtatctgtatagtatacagatacagcatagcgatatctgtagggctgtatctgtatagtaagaCACCCAATCGCAGGATAAAATGATATCTTTTATGTTCCAAGACTACACCTGTATATAaaactttcataaaattttttAGCTACTTCAATTCATAACTTCTTGATGTTTTGCACCAATTAAAAAATTTGATTGTTTCATGTATTAGTGACAAGATTGCTTCCCTTTATTAGTTGGTACTTTATAGTCAGCCATCAGCAATTGAGCTATAAAGGAAATTCATCTGTAGCTAAGTCGTTAGACTGCTTCCTTTTAGCACAGAGGTCCTGGAGGAGATGATGTGCTTTTCTCATAAGAACCATGCTCTCCTGTTATGTATTAAATGCAAACACACTGAgggttttgttgttttatataataattgtatTTAGTTAGTTCAGGAATTTTTGTCAAAGAACGTTTTGAGTTAAATTTGTTATGTCTGCTAGTTACTGTATATCTATACAagcaataatttgatatattgattttgatattttttccagAATGTGAATGAATTACGAGTGGAGGTACCAGTAGGAAATACAAACCATACAGTATTAGTTGTCATAGGAACATTGACTGTTACCTTTGGCAGCTGTTTATGGATAGTTTACAAAGTttttaatactaaaattaaacaatcataattgttataaattgatGTTTTTTATCAAGGGATCTGTGAACATATCAAGTTCTACTTGAAGCTCTGAATGTTTTGCCCTGTAAGCTTAATCTCCATTTACATATATCACAAGCAAATCAATTACATGTACCAACTAAAATCCTAACTATGTGGATGCCCTCACAGATTTCAGGTTAAACGTACTAACTTATCGTGCATTGAAAGGACATTTAAACTTGTACTAATTTGGCGGgttagatttttttaattcctcATTTTAGAAACAAATCAATTTGGTTGGCATTTATAAACAACTGAGGTTTACTTTGACACCCATTTATTAAACTGTCAACTCTGGGAGATATCTCGCATGCTTTGCAGAGAAATAATACACTACATTTCTCAATACTTCATAAACAAAGGCAATGGATACAAaaatgaactagaggctctaaagagtctgtgttgctcatcttggtctatgtgcatattcaacaaaggacacagatggatttatgacaaaattgtgttttggtgatggtgatgtgtttctTGATCATACtatactaaacattcttgctatttacaattttctctatctataataaacttggccctttagatacagaggaaactattttgtaaaaatttaccaaacttatgaaaattattaaaaattgactattaagggcaataactccttaaggggtcaactgacaattttggtcatgtgacttttttgtagatcttactttgctgaacattattgctgtttttagtTTATCTCTattcataataatattcaagataatgaccaacaagaggctgtcacaacgacagcaaaccggatttattaatatttatttgtgtcgtggcaatatcacaagaaccattactgatgaatggtgaaagtgaaaatcgtcaatatcaaatttgagctccattttgtcatcagtatcaacatcttaaaatttgaaaagcttagattgaatggttcatgagtaaatgcaacagcgtgaatggaaacgccatttcacaatctttcaagaaccataactcctgaacggtaaaagtcaaaatcgtcattattgaacttgacctctaatttgccatcagtaacaacatataaaaatttcaaaagctttggttgaatggttcatgagaaaatgcacggacacgactagaaacaccatttttcaatctttcaagaaccataactcctgaacggtaaaagtcaaaatcgtcattattgaacttgacctccattttgtcatcagtaacaacatattaaaatttgggaagcttaggtagaacagttcatgcgtaaatgcacggacacgactggaaactccatttttcaaactttcaagaaccataactcctgaacggtaaaagtcaaatctcCATTATTGAACttaacctccattttgtcatcagtaacaacatattaaaatttgggaagcttaggtagaatagttcatgcgtaaatgcacggacacgactggaaactccatttttcaatctttcaagaaccataactcctgaacggtaaaagtcaaaatcgccattattgaacttgaccttcatttagttgtcagtaacaacatattaaaattttaaaagctttggttgaacagttcatgagttatAGTGACTTGAGGAACaccggtatcactcagattacaattctaccttgacaagtaagtttgtatttagctTATAAAATACTTATATAGCCTTGAGAATtaaaaggtcagtttatcccattcatacaatagaagtttaCCTATAAGGGTcagaatggggtttacagaatagagaacacatgtaatagcaacaaaaaatagagaatagagaaaatgaacaacaaaata
This genomic window from Mytilus galloprovincialis chromosome 9, xbMytGall1.hap1.1, whole genome shotgun sequence contains:
- the LOC143045127 gene encoding GPI alpha-1,4-mannosyltransferase I, stabilizing subunit-like, whose protein sequence is MFTTVENLIVIFLLVCFETSIALQLPTLQRKLLKDGFHRELQTKVEIPLSLFTKREGMQCRCLYKEFLPSSTYVDTFQLKSVSKHLGFDYVSPTLDIEKPEFQENTFSIYSILIYTELHINSDSVISNVTFPIHLRYHLPATDYRNFSIMNPGVLIQCKNANYIGEILRTEQIPCSPKEDILCEWNLIKYSSNVNELRVEVPVGNTNHTVLVVIGTLTVTFGSCLWIVYKVFNTKIKQS